Proteins found in one Promicromonospora sukumoe genomic segment:
- a CDS encoding RecQ family ATP-dependent DNA helicase — protein sequence MTKDPFADLPFTMEEPPDDAHLTDVGDPGLPPSARNTPEAQAAKLQMLRGLLPDGGVAAAAPVRRWPPAEVDEPAAEGAEAPDAPGGDEEAEAEDAAPEARAVPAATPGASLREEAEAALRDLVGRDDARLRDDQWTAIEALAAFHRRALVVQRTGWGKSAVYFVATRLLRARGAGPTVIVSPLLALMRDQIAAASRAGIRAVTINSANMTEWDEVHASIARGEVDVLLCSPERLNNPGFRDEVLPRLAADAGLVVIDEAHCISDWGHDFRPDYRRIRTLLADLPSGIPVLATTATANERVTADVAEQLAVHGDEASGEDVLVLRGGLDRESLHLAVLELGDQPTRVAWLAEALQDIEGSGIVYCLTVSAAEQVAEQLRGYGLAVAAYTGRTEPAQREQLEADLKNDDVKALVATSALGMGFDKPDLAFVVHLGAPSSPIAYYQQVGRAGRGVDQALVVLLPGTEDKAIWEWFGEQAFPAEGQVRATLDALSGGGTMSTAVLETQVDLRRSRLETMLKVLDVDGAVRRVKGGWEATGQSWSYDAERYARVAATRAAEQQAMVDYVNTPGCRMAYLRAQLDDPDLAPGWECGRCDRCGSMALPEPPDAEAVAAARAEMDRPGIEVEPRKMWPTGLASIGLDLKGKIPPAELAEPGRAVARLDGLGWSGPLRELLAPNAKDGELPVPLRRAAARVLDEWPALRPLVATDETAESGAPDGETGETAGSEAAGAEPGPLVIEAVVAVRSVRRPQLSFHLATGLAKYLGVPMIGAVGPVAGQEEPGRHDVNSAMRLAGVARRLQLQLPDGALRGLPGRSVLLVDDYTDSGWTLTVASRLLREAGAAAVYPFVLGVR from the coding sequence GTGACCAAGGACCCCTTCGCAGACCTGCCCTTCACCATGGAGGAGCCGCCCGACGACGCCCACCTGACCGACGTCGGTGACCCCGGGCTGCCGCCGTCGGCGCGCAACACCCCCGAGGCCCAGGCGGCGAAGCTCCAGATGCTGCGCGGCCTGCTGCCCGACGGCGGTGTGGCGGCCGCGGCACCGGTCCGCCGGTGGCCGCCGGCCGAGGTGGACGAACCGGCGGCGGAGGGCGCCGAGGCACCGGACGCGCCCGGGGGCGACGAGGAGGCAGAGGCCGAGGACGCCGCCCCGGAGGCCCGCGCGGTCCCGGCCGCGACGCCGGGGGCCTCCCTGCGCGAGGAGGCCGAGGCCGCGCTGCGCGACCTGGTCGGCCGCGACGACGCGCGGCTGCGCGACGACCAGTGGACGGCCATCGAGGCGCTCGCGGCGTTCCACCGCCGCGCGCTCGTCGTGCAGCGCACTGGCTGGGGCAAGTCGGCCGTGTACTTCGTGGCGACCCGGCTGCTGCGGGCCCGGGGCGCCGGTCCCACGGTCATCGTCTCGCCGCTGCTGGCGCTCATGCGCGACCAGATCGCGGCGGCCTCGCGCGCCGGCATCCGGGCGGTCACGATCAACTCGGCCAACATGACCGAGTGGGACGAGGTGCACGCCTCGATCGCGCGCGGCGAGGTCGACGTGCTGCTGTGCTCGCCGGAGCGCCTGAACAACCCCGGCTTCCGCGACGAGGTGCTGCCGCGCCTGGCCGCCGACGCCGGCCTCGTGGTCATCGACGAGGCGCACTGCATCTCCGACTGGGGCCACGACTTCCGCCCCGACTACCGGCGCATCCGCACCCTCCTGGCCGACCTCCCGTCGGGCATCCCCGTGCTCGCCACGACCGCGACCGCGAACGAGCGCGTGACGGCCGACGTGGCCGAGCAGCTCGCCGTGCACGGCGACGAGGCGAGCGGCGAGGACGTGCTGGTGCTCCGCGGCGGGCTCGACCGGGAGTCGCTGCACCTGGCGGTGCTGGAGCTCGGCGACCAGCCCACCCGGGTGGCCTGGCTGGCCGAGGCGCTGCAGGACATCGAGGGGTCCGGCATCGTCTACTGCCTCACCGTCTCGGCGGCGGAGCAGGTGGCCGAGCAGCTGCGCGGCTACGGCCTCGCGGTGGCCGCGTACACGGGCCGCACCGAGCCGGCGCAGCGCGAGCAGCTCGAGGCCGACCTGAAGAACGACGACGTCAAGGCGCTGGTCGCGACGTCGGCCCTCGGCATGGGCTTCGACAAGCCGGACCTGGCGTTCGTGGTGCACCTCGGTGCGCCGTCGTCGCCCATCGCGTACTACCAGCAGGTGGGCCGCGCGGGCCGTGGCGTGGACCAGGCGCTGGTGGTGCTGCTGCCCGGCACCGAGGACAAGGCGATCTGGGAGTGGTTCGGCGAGCAGGCGTTCCCGGCGGAGGGGCAGGTGCGGGCCACGCTCGACGCCCTGAGCGGCGGCGGCACCATGTCCACGGCCGTGCTGGAGACGCAGGTGGACCTGCGCCGCTCGCGCCTGGAGACCATGCTCAAGGTGCTCGACGTCGACGGCGCCGTCCGGCGCGTGAAGGGCGGCTGGGAGGCGACCGGGCAGTCCTGGTCGTACGACGCCGAGCGGTACGCGCGCGTCGCCGCGACCCGCGCGGCCGAGCAGCAGGCGATGGTCGACTACGTCAACACCCCGGGCTGCCGCATGGCGTACCTGCGCGCCCAGCTCGACGACCCGGACCTCGCCCCGGGCTGGGAGTGCGGCCGCTGCGACCGGTGCGGCTCCATGGCCCTGCCCGAGCCGCCCGACGCCGAGGCGGTCGCCGCCGCGCGTGCCGAGATGGACCGGCCCGGCATCGAGGTCGAGCCCCGCAAGATGTGGCCCACCGGCCTGGCCTCGATCGGCCTGGACCTCAAGGGCAAGATCCCGCCCGCCGAGCTGGCCGAGCCCGGCCGCGCCGTCGCCCGGCTGGACGGCCTCGGCTGGTCCGGCCCGCTGCGCGAGCTGCTCGCCCCGAACGCGAAGGACGGCGAGCTGCCGGTCCCGCTGCGCCGGGCCGCCGCCCGGGTGCTGGACGAGTGGCCGGCGCTGCGCCCGCTCGTGGCGACGGACGAGACGGCGGAGTCCGGCGCGCCCGACGGCGAGACCGGCGAGACCGCGGGGTCGGAGGCAGCCGGGGCCGAGCCCGGCCCGCTCGTGATCGAGGCCGTCGTGGCGGTCCGCTCGGTCCGGCGGCCCCAGCTCTCCTTCCACCTGGCCACCGGTCTGGCGAAGTACCTGGGCGTGCCGATGATCGGTGCGGTGGGCCCGGTCGCCGGTCAGGAGGAGCCCGGCCGGCACGACGTGAACTCGGCGATGCGGCTCGCGGGCGTGGCCCGGCGCCTCCAGCTCCAGCTCCCCGACGGCGCGCTGCGCGGGCTGCCCGGCCGGTCGGTCCTGCTGGTGGACGACTACACGGACTCGGGCTGGACCCTCACGGTCGCGTCCCGCCTGCTGCGCGAGGCGGGCGCGGCAGCGGTGTACCCGTTCGTGCTGGGCGTGCGGTGA
- a CDS encoding histidinol-phosphate transaminase, producing MTNAVDQQSAQGGAPASSVRLPLRPELADEEPYGAPQLDVPVLLNVNENPYPPGEDVVATIAEEVARAARGMNRYPDRDATVLRQDLADYLEMETGVHLAPFDVWAANGSNEVMLHVLQAFGGPGRTALSFAPTYSMYPEYARDTHTTWVVGRREDDFTLDPAHAAATIREVRPSVILLASPNNPTGTALPTATIEAVCEAALTVDIDGARPVVVVDEAYAEFRRPGTPSAVALLERYPNLAVSRTMSKAFAAAGARLGYLVASTAFVDALRIVRLPYHLSAITQAAAGAALRHRESLMAQVATLRAERDATVTWLRKQHLPDGSPFEVAETDANFVLFGRFGDRHAVWQGLLDRGVLIRETGPEGWLRVSIGTSAEMAAFRAALTEVLHEQGEESA from the coding sequence ATGACCAACGCCGTCGACCAGCAGAGCGCCCAGGGTGGCGCCCCGGCGTCCTCGGTGCGCCTGCCGCTGCGCCCCGAGCTGGCGGACGAGGAGCCGTACGGCGCGCCGCAGCTCGACGTCCCGGTGCTGCTGAACGTCAACGAGAACCCGTACCCGCCCGGCGAGGACGTGGTCGCGACCATCGCGGAGGAGGTGGCGCGCGCCGCACGCGGCATGAACCGCTACCCGGACCGCGACGCCACCGTGCTGCGCCAGGACCTCGCCGACTACCTGGAGATGGAGACGGGCGTCCATCTGGCGCCGTTCGACGTCTGGGCGGCCAACGGGTCCAACGAGGTCATGCTGCACGTGCTGCAGGCGTTCGGCGGCCCGGGTCGCACCGCGCTGTCGTTCGCGCCCACGTACTCGATGTACCCGGAGTACGCGCGCGACACCCACACGACGTGGGTGGTCGGCCGCCGCGAGGACGACTTCACGCTCGATCCGGCGCACGCCGCCGCGACGATCCGTGAGGTCCGTCCGTCGGTGATCCTGCTGGCCAGCCCCAACAACCCGACCGGCACGGCGCTGCCCACGGCCACGATCGAGGCGGTCTGCGAGGCCGCCCTCACGGTCGACATCGACGGTGCCCGCCCGGTCGTCGTGGTCGACGAGGCATACGCTGAGTTCCGCCGCCCGGGCACGCCGTCGGCGGTCGCGCTGCTGGAGCGGTACCCGAACCTGGCCGTCTCGCGCACGATGTCCAAGGCGTTCGCCGCGGCCGGCGCGCGGCTCGGCTACCTGGTCGCGTCGACCGCCTTCGTGGACGCGCTGCGCATCGTGCGCCTGCCGTACCACCTGAGCGCCATCACCCAGGCCGCCGCCGGCGCCGCGCTGCGCCACCGCGAGTCGCTGATGGCGCAGGTCGCCACGCTGCGCGCCGAGCGCGACGCGACGGTCACGTGGCTGCGCAAGCAGCACCTGCCGGACGGGAGCCCGTTCGAGGTCGCGGAGACCGACGCCAACTTCGTGCTGTTCGGCAGGTTCGGCGACCGGCACGCGGTATGGCAGGGTCTGCTCGACCGCGGTGTGCTGATCCGCGAGACCGGGCCCGAGGGCTGGCTGCGGGTCTCCATCGGCACGTCCGCCGAGATGGCCGCGTTCCGCGCGGCGCTCACCGAGGTACTGCACGAGCAGGGGGAGGAAAGCGCATGA
- the hisB gene encoding imidazoleglycerol-phosphate dehydratase HisB produces MSRTARVERATSESKVLVELDLDGTGRTEISTSVPFYDHMLTALGKHSLIDLTVQATGDTHIDAHHTVEDVAISIGEALRQALGDKAGISRFGDALVPLDEALAQAVVDVSGRPYLVHEGEPPGQEYHLIGGHFTGSLTRHVLESIAHHAGICLHVRVLSGRDPHHIVEAQFKALARALRAAVAVDPRVDGIPSTKGAL; encoded by the coding sequence ATGAGCAGGACAGCACGCGTGGAGCGCGCCACGTCCGAGTCGAAGGTGCTGGTCGAGCTCGACCTCGACGGCACCGGCCGCACCGAGATCAGCACGAGCGTGCCGTTCTACGACCACATGCTCACGGCGCTCGGCAAGCACTCCCTGATCGACCTCACCGTGCAGGCGACCGGCGACACCCACATCGACGCCCACCACACGGTGGAGGACGTCGCCATCAGCATCGGTGAGGCGCTGCGCCAGGCGCTCGGTGACAAGGCCGGCATCTCCCGGTTCGGCGACGCGCTCGTGCCGCTCGACGAGGCGCTCGCGCAGGCCGTCGTCGACGTGTCGGGCCGGCCGTACCTGGTGCACGAGGGCGAGCCGCCCGGCCAGGAGTACCACCTCATCGGCGGGCACTTCACGGGCTCGCTGACGCGGCACGTGCTGGAGTCCATCGCGCACCACGCTGGCATCTGCCTGCACGTCCGCGTGCTCTCGGGCCGCGACCCGCACCACATCGTCGAAGCTCAGTTCAAGGCGCTGGCGCGTGCGCTACGCGCCGCCGTGGCCGTCGACCCGAGGGTCGACGGCATCCCGTCCACGAAGGGTGCGCTCTAG
- the hisH gene encoding imidazole glycerol phosphate synthase subunit HisH has product MGARVVVLDYGFGNVRSAVRSLERVGADVTLTADRTLAQDADGLVVPGVGAFAACMAGLTAVRGHEVVGRRLAGNRPVLGICVGMQVMFDAGVEHGERTDGIGEWPGVVERLHADVVPHMGWSPVEAPEGSTLFSGIEDERFYFVHSYAAQTFTKGYDENAVGRFTPPKVTWADHGGRFVAAVEDGPLAATQFHPEKSGDAGAQLLENWLRTLA; this is encoded by the coding sequence GTGGGCGCGCGCGTCGTCGTCCTCGACTACGGCTTCGGCAACGTCCGGTCCGCCGTCCGCTCGCTGGAGCGGGTGGGCGCCGACGTGACGCTGACCGCCGACCGTACCCTCGCGCAGGACGCGGACGGCCTGGTCGTGCCCGGCGTCGGCGCGTTCGCCGCCTGCATGGCGGGCCTCACGGCCGTGCGCGGCCACGAGGTCGTGGGCCGCCGGCTGGCCGGCAACCGCCCCGTGCTGGGCATCTGCGTGGGCATGCAGGTCATGTTCGACGCCGGGGTGGAGCACGGCGAGCGCACCGACGGCATCGGCGAGTGGCCCGGCGTCGTCGAGCGGCTGCACGCCGACGTCGTGCCGCACATGGGCTGGTCGCCGGTCGAGGCCCCGGAGGGCTCGACGCTGTTCTCCGGGATCGAGGACGAGCGCTTCTACTTCGTGCACTCGTACGCCGCCCAGACGTTCACCAAGGGCTACGACGAGAACGCGGTGGGCCGGTTCACGCCGCCGAAGGTCACGTGGGCCGACCACGGAGGCCGCTTCGTGGCGGCCGTCGAGGACGGACCGCTCGCGGCCACGCAGTTCCACCCCGAGAAGTCGGGCGACGCGGGCGCCCAGCTCCTAGAGAACTGGCTCAGGACCCTGGCCTAG
- the priA gene encoding bifunctional 1-(5-phosphoribosyl)-5-((5-phosphoribosylamino)methylideneamino)imidazole-4-carboxamide isomerase/phosphoribosylanthranilate isomerase PriA, translating to MTDRLVLLPAVDVADGQAVRLVQGEAGSETSYGDPLTAALDWQSGGAEWVHLVDLDAAFGRGSNADLLARVVGELDVQVELSGGIRDDESLERALATGARRVNLGTAALEDPAWTAKVIAEHGDRVAVGLDVRGTTLAARGWTKEGGDLWEVLGRLDEAGCSRYVVTDVTKDGTLRGPNVDLLSDVAARTSAHVVASGGISSLDDLRALRALGTIEGAVVGKALYAGAFTLPEALDVAGRPGDADAATAEAAE from the coding sequence ATGACCGACCGACTCGTGCTCCTGCCCGCCGTCGACGTGGCCGACGGCCAGGCCGTCCGCCTCGTCCAGGGGGAGGCCGGCTCGGAGACCTCGTACGGGGACCCGCTGACCGCCGCCCTGGACTGGCAGTCCGGCGGTGCGGAGTGGGTGCACCTCGTGGACCTCGACGCCGCCTTCGGCCGCGGTTCCAACGCGGACCTGCTCGCGCGTGTGGTCGGTGAGCTGGACGTACAGGTCGAGCTGTCGGGCGGCATCCGCGACGACGAGTCGCTGGAGCGGGCCCTGGCGACCGGCGCGCGCCGCGTCAACCTCGGCACCGCCGCGCTGGAGGACCCGGCCTGGACGGCCAAGGTCATCGCCGAGCACGGCGACCGCGTCGCCGTCGGCCTCGACGTGCGCGGCACCACCCTCGCCGCCCGCGGCTGGACCAAGGAGGGCGGCGACCTCTGGGAGGTCCTCGGCCGCCTCGACGAGGCGGGCTGCTCCCGCTACGTCGTCACCGACGTGACCAAGGACGGCACGCTGCGCGGCCCCAACGTCGACCTCCTGTCCGACGTCGCCGCGCGCACCTCCGCGCACGTCGTCGCCTCGGGCGGCATCTCGTCCCTCGACGACCTGCGGGCGCTGCGCGCCCTGGGCACCATCGAGGGCGCCGTGGTCGGCAAGGCCCTGTACGCGGGGGCCTTCACGCTCCCCGAGGCGCTCGACGTCGCGGGGCGCCCGGGCGACGCCGACGCCGCTACCGCCGAGGCCGCCGAGTGA
- a CDS encoding SseB family protein, whose protein sequence is MKSIQPSSQFAGDDGSADAELTRLLAGHTTGAVPLRDVVARLAETRVLVPVLAEAGVVEQNPDGLAVDKEASSGVVALEAPDGRRALPVFTSVAAMQAWRPDARPVPVEATRAALSAVSENWALIVVDPAGPSTALVPRPAVWALAQGQPWRPALVPHEDGLAVDPEVASEVTVAAAPVQHVVRAHAEPGRKAEVAVVLALDPGLDRAGLDAVLKQVNARLAASEVISARVDSLELRIGAAR, encoded by the coding sequence GTGAAGTCCATCCAGCCCTCCAGCCAGTTCGCCGGCGACGACGGCTCGGCCGACGCCGAGCTGACCCGGCTGCTGGCGGGCCACACGACTGGGGCCGTCCCGCTGCGCGACGTCGTCGCCCGGCTGGCCGAGACCCGCGTGCTGGTGCCCGTGCTGGCCGAGGCCGGCGTCGTCGAGCAGAACCCGGACGGGCTGGCCGTGGACAAGGAGGCGTCGTCCGGCGTCGTGGCGCTGGAGGCCCCGGACGGCCGGCGTGCCCTGCCCGTGTTCACCTCCGTGGCCGCGATGCAGGCCTGGCGGCCCGACGCGCGGCCGGTCCCGGTCGAGGCGACCCGCGCGGCGCTGTCGGCCGTGAGCGAGAACTGGGCGCTGATCGTCGTGGACCCGGCCGGTCCGTCGACGGCGCTGGTCCCGCGCCCCGCCGTGTGGGCGCTGGCGCAGGGTCAGCCCTGGCGGCCCGCCCTGGTGCCGCACGAGGACGGGCTCGCCGTCGACCCCGAGGTCGCGTCCGAGGTCACCGTCGCCGCGGCGCCCGTGCAGCATGTCGTGCGCGCGCACGCCGAGCCGGGCCGCAAGGCCGAGGTCGCGGTCGTGCTCGCGCTGGACCCGGGCCTCGACCGGGCCGGGCTCGACGCGGTGCTGAAGCAGGTCAACGCCCGCCTGGCGGCGTCCGAGGTCATCTCGGCCCGCGTGGACTCGCTGGAGCTCCGCATCGGGGCGGCGCGCTGA
- a CDS encoding S1C family serine protease, whose protein sequence is MRRTARPRAGRLLVGLALTGSLAGCGVLPPLPDPVPSDIVPTSPVDLSPAAGGDALSPDGFDAVERMAVRIRNVGCEELSTGSGFAIDEHTLITNKHVVSDSKDLEVSTYDGHDITVGATSTAGLADLAVVRTTDPLPSHPELAKADPEPGDHVTVVGYPAGGELTVTEGEVKGRTRDPLNANLGEVLLTDAPVEPGSSGSAALDDKGRVIGVVYAKTADDNSLLVPLSTLQDVLADDTAFTPASGC, encoded by the coding sequence GTGAGGCGGACGGCTCGTCCGCGTGCCGGCCGGCTCCTGGTCGGACTCGCGCTGACCGGGTCGCTGGCCGGCTGCGGCGTGCTGCCGCCCCTGCCGGACCCGGTGCCGAGCGACATCGTGCCCACCTCGCCCGTGGACCTGTCCCCCGCGGCCGGCGGCGACGCCCTGAGCCCGGACGGGTTCGACGCCGTGGAGCGCATGGCGGTCCGCATCCGCAACGTGGGCTGCGAGGAGCTGTCGACCGGTTCCGGGTTCGCGATCGACGAGCACACCCTGATCACGAACAAGCACGTGGTCTCGGACTCGAAGGACCTGGAGGTCAGCACCTACGACGGGCACGACATCACCGTGGGCGCCACCTCGACCGCGGGCCTGGCGGACCTCGCCGTGGTGCGTACGACCGACCCGCTGCCGTCGCACCCGGAGCTGGCGAAGGCCGACCCGGAGCCCGGCGACCACGTCACCGTCGTGGGCTACCCCGCGGGCGGCGAGCTCACCGTCACCGAGGGCGAGGTGAAGGGCCGCACGCGCGACCCGCTGAACGCCAACCTCGGCGAGGTGCTGCTCACGGACGCGCCCGTCGAGCCCGGGTCGTCCGGGTCGGCAGCGCTGGACGACAAGGGCCGCGTGATCGGCGTCGTCTACGCCAAGACGGCGGACGACAACAGCCTGCTGGTGCCGCTGTCGACGCTCCAGGATGTGCTGGCCGACGACACGGCGTTCACGCCGGCGTCGGGCTGCTGA